From the genome of Pseudomonas sp. WJP1:
GAGCAGCAGTCGGCCGGTGATTTCCATCGAGCGCTGGCCCTTGAACTGCAACAGGCTGTTGAGCAGGTTCGGTACGTCGCCGAGGTTGTTGAAGAAATTGCTGACGCCGGTGCGCAGGAAGCTCGGCGTGATGTAGCGATAGCCGTCGACCACCGGCAGGAACACCCATTGGTCGAACCGGTAGTTGAAGTGGTAGACGCGACGGTTCCACTGCTCCAACGGGTCGTAGACGTTCAGTGCGCTGAGCGTCGAGCGTTCGAATTCGCGCTGGTCCAGGCCCGGGTTGAACTTGAGTTTGCTCAGGGGTTCCTTGAAACCGTCGCTGTCGATGACGACAGGGGCGTTGGCTTTGCTGTTGTCTGCATTGGCAATGCCTGCACTGAGTAACGCGGCGATGAGCAGGAGGTATTTAGCCACGGAAGAACTCCAGCATGGCGTCGCTGTTGACGCGGTAGTTAAGGTTGCCGCAGTGGCCGCCCAGCGGGTAAACGGTCAGGCGATCGCCAAAGGTCTTGCGCAGGAAACCGAGGTCTCCAGGACCGAGGATCACATCGTCGGCGTTGTGCATCACGGCAATTTTCGGGCTGTCGTGCAGGTAGTCCTTCAGGGCATACAGGCTCACCTGGTCGATCAGTTGCAGCAGGCTGCCGCCGTCGGTGCGGGCGCGCCACATCGGGATCACTTGTTCGGTGATGTAGCAGTCGAAGTCGCACTGCAGCGCACGCTTGAGGTACGGCGTGAGGCTGGTGCCTTCTGTAATGGGCGTTTTCGGTGGAGTGATCAGGCCGCGACGGTTGATCAGGTCCGAAGTAAAG
Proteins encoded in this window:
- a CDS encoding MlaA family lipoprotein, producing the protein MAKYLLLIAALLSAGIANADNSKANAPVVIDSDGFKEPLSKLKFNPGLDQREFERSTLSALNVYDPLEQWNRRVYHFNYRFDQWVFLPVVDGYRYITPSFLRTGVSNFFNNLGDVPNLLNSLLQFKGQRSMEITGRLLLNTTIGIAGLWDPATAMGLPRQNEDFGQTLGFYGVPGGAYFVLPILGPSNLRDTGGLVVDFSAENAINFLNVAEVSSNHPEVWILRGIDKRNQTSFRYGQLNSPFEYEKVRYVYTESRKLQIAE